A single region of the Nicotiana sylvestris chromosome 6, ASM39365v2, whole genome shotgun sequence genome encodes:
- the LOC138870496 gene encoding uncharacterized protein translates to MAGKGEARVKAVAIVTTNILNTINEDGKGDNENATPNGTPQAKPAQKENGNTTQADIVTTTGKQPLPQTGNTYPTVDAGNDTLAGVLKKMEEMERTWCPKLLPKRDVGRFIEQPYNEEADPYSIPKTFKTPPYLKIYDGTTDPEDYIIHYATVVKGNDLSKKQVSWVLLKKFGETLTGGALTWYSQLAARSIATFEEMADKFVTSHARAKKAEARVNDIFAVRQSPGEGLRDFLASVRTGKARHEGEMATKDEVWPKYSKVKCPL, encoded by the exons ATGGCAGGAAAAGGAGAAGCGAGAGTGAAAGCGGTAGCAATCGTCACTACCAACATTTTGAACACCATCAACGAAGATGGCAAGGGAGACAACGAGAATGCGACACCAAATGGTACCCCCCAGGCGAA ACCTGCCCAAAAGGAAAATGGCAACACCACACAAGCAGATATCGTAACAACTACTGGCAAGCAGCCCCTTCCTCAAACAGGTAACACTTACCCCACTGTGGATGCAGGTAACGATACGCTCGCAGGCGtcctaaagaaaatggaagaaatggaaaGAACCTGGTGCCCCAAGTTACTACCAAAACGAGACGTTGGTCGATTCATCGAGCAACCGTACAACGAAGAAGCGGATCCATACTCCATTCCCAAAACCTTCAAAACGCCACCGTACCTAAAgatatatgatggtactacagatcCAGAAGATTATATCATCCATTACGCTACAGTAGTGAAGGGCAACGATCTTTCGAAAAAGCAAGTATCATGGGTGCTACTGAAAAAGTTCGGTGAAAccctaacaggaggagccctaaCTTGGTATTCACAACTAGCGGCACGGTCAATAGCAACGTTCGAGGAAATGGCCGACAAGTTTGTCACCTCCCATGCAAGGGCTAAGAAGGCGGAAGCTAGGGTGAATGACATATTCGCTGTTAGGCAATCGCCTGGCGAGGGACTCAGAGACTTCCTCGCCAG tgtacgcactggaAAAGCTCGGCACGAAGGTGAaatggccacaaaagatgaagtCTGGCCCAAATACTCGAAAGTTAAATGCCCTTTGTAA